A region of the Microaerobacter geothermalis genome:
GATCAGAGACAAACAGTAATTTGATATTCGTGCTCGCAGCAACAGGAATTTGTGCTCAATGATCGATGCTGTCCGTTTAGTTCGCGGGGTCTGATATTGCTACCACCATAAAGATTTACGACTTACCATTCCCCTGTTCAATTTCCATTATGAGAAGATGACGATGATACAGTAACTAGGTAACTACTGGATGGAATTATTTTCATGAGAATTTGTGACCCTGCGGGTCATGTATGTTTAGTTCCGTCCATATAAACTTCAGATGGAGAATAAGATTCCACATGAAGTAAGTTCACTTTGCTTTGGAGGGAATGTTAAGTTTTCGTTTAATTACTTTGCTTCCAAAATATAGAACTAGGGTAAAAAGAATTCCAATCAATACGAAGCGAATTTTATTTTCAGCGAAATTGATGGCGTCATAACTGAGCATTGATTCCAGAAAAATAATGGGTGCTTTTCCGATTAAGGTGGCCATTGCGTAGGTTGTGAAGGAGATGGTGGTAACACCGGCCCCCAAATTGACGATCGCAGGCGGAACTACCGGAAATATACGGAATAAAAAGATGATCAGGAAGCCTTTTTTCTTTATCAATTGCTGAATGGTATTCCAGGTGGGGATCTTCGAAAGCTTCTGGTTGGCCCATTCCCTCCCAATGGTTCTGGATGCCCAAAACATGAGGAGAGCCGCAATTACAGCACTTGTCCAATTGATGATAAAACCTGTCCAAAGTCCAAAAATCAGAACATTTGCCGCGGCTAGGAGGATAAAGGGGGAAAAGGGAATAAACGATTGGATGATAATTAGCGAACCTCCCAAAAGAGCCGCCCAATATCCCTTGCTCCTCAGCCAATCCACTAACTGGTCTAAGCTAATTTTTCCAAAAACCGCTTGAAAACCGTAGCGAAACAGAAGATATACGACAACGATCACCATTGGAACAGCAAGCCATTTGACGTATTTTTTCTTCATAAATTAACCTCACTTGCAATTTATCTTTGGAAGGGCTTTTCTGTAAAATCTTTGATATGAAAATACACTTTCATATCAATTTGTGACCCTTTCGGTCATGGATGTTTAGTTCCGTCCTTTTAGTCTATGCATTTCTCAAATAAAAAAAATCCTCCATTTCATAATGGAGGAATCCTATAATTATTCATTGACTTCGCCAAATTCTTCTTCCATAGCCTGGGAAAAGGCAGAAGAAACCTTGCTAAATTCTTCATCGGTTTCAATGTCAATAAAGTCTCCTGACGCTTCATCATAGCGAAGAAAATAAACATCTACATCTACTTCTTCATCTTCATCATCAATATCATCTTCTTCCTGCAGGAATATAACCGCTACATACTCATTTCCATCCACTTCAAGGGTGCTGATGACTTCAACATCCTGTTCTTCATTCTCATCGCTAACTAAAGTAATGATTTCGCCTACTTCAATATCCATGGTATATGCCTCCTTTTATTCACCTTACATGGGTGAATGTCCTATACTAGTATACCGTAAATCTGGAAAAAATAGTGCAATTTTTTAGTTCTTTTTTCTCCAATAATTTACCGATTGAATGATACCTTTGATCAATTTATCTA
Encoded here:
- a CDS encoding TVP38/TMEM64 family protein; translation: MKKKYVKWLAVPMVIVVVYLLFRYGFQAVFGKISLDQLVDWLRSKGYWAALLGGSLIIIQSFIPFSPFILLAAANVLIFGLWTGFIINWTSAVIAALLMFWASRTIGREWANQKLSKIPTWNTIQQLIKKKGFLIIFLFRIFPVVPPAIVNLGAGVTTISFTTYAMATLIGKAPIIFLESMLSYDAINFAENKIRFVLIGILFTLVLYFGSKVIKRKLNIPSKAK
- a CDS encoding DUF1292 domain-containing protein, whose protein sequence is MDIEVGEIITLVSDENEEQDVEVISTLEVDGNEYVAVIFLQEEDDIDDEDEEVDVDVYFLRYDEASGDFIDIETDEEFSKVSSAFSQAMEEEFGEVNE